A stretch of DNA from Candidatus Omnitrophota bacterium:
CGTCGCGCGGGGTTTGACGGCGTGGTCACCCTGGATAGCGATGGGCAGCATGATCCGGCAGAAATCGCGCGGCTCATCGAGGCCGGCGAGCATCAGCACGCCGGCATGACGATCGGCAATCGGATGATCAATGGCGTGGCGATGCCGCGATCCCGCCGCTGGACGAATCAGCTGATGTCCACGCTCATCTCACACGCCATCCGGCAGCGCATCCCGGATTCCCAATGCGGGTTTCGCTTCATCCGCAAGGAACTGCTCGAGAGCATCCCGCTGCGCGCGCGGCGTTTCGACATCGAAACCGAGCTTGTGCTGGGCGCGGCCGCGGCGCGCTGGAAAATCATCTCGGTGCCGATCCGCAGCATTTACAAGGACGAGGCCAGCTACATCCGGCCGCTGCG
This window harbors:
- a CDS encoding glycosyltransferase family 2 protein, with the protein product MKGKYCAVIPAFQAEKTIGRLVGNIKSGGLDVVVVDDGSLDQTAAIASKEGAFVISHLRNQGKGAALRTGFEHARRAGFDGVVTLDSDGQHDPAEIARLIEAGEHQHAGMTIGNRMINGVAMPRSRRWTNQLMSTLISHAIRQRIPDSQCGFRFIRKELLESIPLRARRFDIETELVLGAAAARWKIISVPIRSIYKDEASYIRPLRDGIRFLWLILRFLLTRHV